DNA sequence from the bacterium genome:
TTGATTATATACATTTTTATGGTAGTGCCTGGACATATCAAGATGCACGAAATTGGTATAAACAAGAGGTAAGAATTATTAGAAATAATGGTCAAATAAGGTCATATGGAGATGCTCAAGGATTTAGGTTATTAGACGGAAAAAAACCAAATGCAAAACTTACAGGTGCAAAAATATATCATTACGGCTGGGCAAGACCATTTACAATAATGAAAAACAAAATGATTAATTTTGACAAACTCTGGCATGACGATAATTACATATCTCAAAAATACAAAGATGAGACATTAGTAGATTGTTTTAGAGACCTTGATAATTTGAAAGTTTTTACAGAAACACATCCAAATGTTGTTTATGAAAACAAGGAATTACTAAATTTAGGAAATTTACTCTTTATCATAACGAAGAGAGAAAAATACCTGAAAAATCGGACGATTAGAGAATGCCTTAAAGGTATAAGCAAGCGTGTACCTATTGGGGTATATAAAGGATTTAAGCTGATATACTAAAACAAAAGTATACTGAAATAAAATTGGTTTTTTTGTATTAATGTTTCTATTTTGGATTGATATGAAGAGAATACTCAATGCTTTATTTTTTCTAATGTTTGTTTGTCCCTCTTTTGGAGAGGTAAAATATTCCTATTCCTTTGAGCTTTTTGGAGGGAGCCAATTTAACATACCCCTGGCTTTAACCATCAGGCAGGAAGGGCAAGAAGATATTAAAGTCAATAGACCAGAATATAAATCTGAAGCCTTTAAGGAAGCTCCCTATTATGCTTACAGATTTGGCTTATGGAAGGAATATAAGGCGTGGGAATTAGAGCTTGTCCATCAAAAAATTATTTTAAAAAATAAGCCCGAGAATGTGCAACATTTTGAAATATCACATGGCTATAACCTTATTACCATTAATAGAGCCTTCCTCTATCCTCATTTTATTCTGCGAGTAGGAGGTGGCATTGTGTTGACCCATCCAGAAAGCACGATTAGAAATAAAGAAAATGGCTATGATGCAGAGTTTCCAAATGGTTTTTATATATCAGGACCTACAGT
Encoded proteins:
- a CDS encoding glycosyltransferase, translating into MKVSGATFVRNAVIYQYPIIESIKSLLPLCDEIIVNIGKSDDNTKEIILSVRSEKIKIIEEEWDIALRKNGLILSQQSNIAIENCTGNWIFYLQADEVIHENDYEKIYNAMKGYKDNLQVDGLVFDYIHFYGSAWTYQDARNWYKQEVRIIRNNGQIRSYGDAQGFRLLDGKKPNAKLTGAKIYHYGWARPFTIMKNKMINFDKLWHDDNYISQKYKDETLVDCFRDLDNLKVFTETHPNVVYENKELLNLGNLLFIITKREKYLKNRTIRECLKGISKRVPIGVYKGFKLIY